A window of Phragmitibacter flavus contains these coding sequences:
- a CDS encoding ribonuclease D, with amino-acid sequence MSEKDFSWISTDAELREFCDAASPPDGTVIPAFIDTEADSLHHYQEKLCLFQLAIGNRFALIDPLAIADMRPLLSLLEKCDLWLHGADYDLTLLKRSYEWTPPRFFDTQIASRLAGHRAFGLAALVLHYTGVTLCKSSQKEDWSQRPLSEKMQAYAVDDVRYLPELSSRLMDELRAAGRVEWFEESCETLRSDVLARQVRDREEAWRISGAGKFRPAGLALLREMWRWREGMASERDVPPFRILNNQQMLTMAADWEQQGRVNIPNRWRGRWRTSFEEILNGVKNSDPQTWPERPKKLQRRCTDEERTRIDNLCRARDAKANALGLEPSLLGSRAVMEDLVLNQASPQERLMRWQIEVLGDALELVQPTRQAA; translated from the coding sequence GTGAGCGAAAAAGACTTTAGTTGGATCAGCACGGACGCCGAACTGCGCGAGTTTTGCGATGCGGCGTCTCCGCCGGACGGAACGGTGATTCCGGCCTTCATCGATACTGAGGCGGACAGTCTGCATCATTACCAGGAGAAGCTGTGTTTGTTTCAGCTGGCCATTGGCAACCGGTTTGCCTTGATCGATCCCCTGGCGATTGCCGACATGAGACCGCTGCTGTCGTTGCTGGAGAAGTGCGATCTTTGGTTGCACGGGGCGGACTATGATTTGACCTTGTTGAAACGATCCTACGAGTGGACCCCCCCAAGATTTTTTGACACCCAAATTGCATCCCGACTGGCCGGGCATCGGGCTTTTGGTCTGGCGGCATTGGTGCTGCATTACACAGGAGTGACGCTGTGCAAAAGTTCGCAGAAGGAAGATTGGAGTCAGCGACCGCTGTCGGAAAAAATGCAGGCTTACGCAGTCGACGATGTTCGGTATCTCCCAGAGTTGTCATCGCGATTGATGGACGAACTCCGCGCGGCGGGAAGGGTGGAATGGTTTGAAGAAAGTTGCGAAACGCTTCGTTCGGACGTGCTGGCGCGGCAGGTGCGAGATCGCGAGGAGGCCTGGCGCATTTCAGGGGCTGGCAAATTTCGACCTGCGGGACTCGCCTTGCTCCGCGAAATGTGGCGCTGGCGTGAGGGCATGGCAAGCGAGCGCGATGTGCCGCCGTTCCGTATTTTGAACAACCAGCAGATGCTCACCATGGCGGCTGACTGGGAGCAGCAGGGGAGGGTCAACATCCCCAATCGCTGGCGTGGTCGCTGGCGCACTTCGTTCGAGGAAATATTGAACGGGGTAAAAAACAGCGATCCACAAACCTGGCCGGAGCGTCCCAAGAAATTGCAACGGCGTTGCACGGATGAAGAGCGCACCCGCATTGACAATCTGTGCAGGGCACGCGATGCGAAGGCCAATGCGCTGGGACTTGAACCTTCGTTGTTGGGTTCGCGTGCGGTGATGGAGGATCTGGTGTTGAACCAGGCTTCGCCGCAGGAGCGATTGATGCGCTGGCAGATTGAAGTGCTTGGCGATGCGCTGGAGCTGGTTCAGCCAACCCGGCAGGCGGCTTGA
- the coaE gene encoding dephospho-CoA kinase (Dephospho-CoA kinase (CoaE) performs the final step in coenzyme A biosynthesis.): MKTWVITGGAASGKSSFCKMLQSLQPEKIAFYSSDETVHALFEESSVKKELVQLFGEMVVNATSGKVDRVALRQRVFNHAEDRKVLENLLHPLAFERLTELRERLSGDGKTQLLIAEIPLFYETGREFPADLVILVAVSPAVQRQRMMEKRGLTSVDVERILDAQLPLASKLELAGRVVWNEGDTDLLLRQAQLILHQVNSPTCTLNPLEPRP, translated from the coding sequence ATGAAGACCTGGGTCATCACCGGAGGAGCCGCCTCAGGGAAATCGTCATTTTGTAAAATGCTGCAGTCGTTGCAGCCGGAAAAGATCGCCTTCTATTCGAGTGATGAGACCGTGCATGCTCTCTTCGAAGAATCGTCCGTAAAAAAGGAACTGGTGCAACTTTTCGGAGAAATGGTGGTGAACGCCACCAGTGGAAAAGTGGACCGGGTGGCCCTGCGTCAGAGGGTGTTCAATCATGCCGAGGACCGGAAGGTGCTGGAGAATCTGCTTCATCCGCTGGCATTTGAGCGGTTGACAGAGTTGCGGGAGAGGCTTTCTGGCGATGGAAAAACGCAACTTTTGATTGCGGAAATCCCGCTATTCTACGAGACTGGCAGGGAGTTTCCGGCTGATCTGGTCATTTTGGTGGCGGTCAGCCCCGCCGTGCAGCGACAGCGCATGATGGAAAAACGGGGGCTCACTTCCGTTGATGTGGAGCGCATCCTTGATGCGCAACTACCACTTGCCAGCAAGCTCGAACTAGCTGGCAGGGTTGTCTGGAACGAGGGCGATACCGACCTTCTGCTACGACAGGCTCAACTGATCCTTCATCAAGTTAATTCCCCGACATGCACATTGAATCCACTGGAACCGAGGCCGTGA
- a CDS encoding Amuc_1099 family pilus-like system protein, producing MKDKSNYEKVILTIVALAALGGSGWMIYKSLDFGSTVQTEKVVPKKDFGEIPIEQVQSAIASAVTPTKPWIAPVRREKPVPLNKSVLLVLKEDQLFDLFLEEPQIRPPLTNSFLRENGLPYQHPNVADLDSDNDGFTNLEEFEGKTSPVDASKHPPITNKLFMVNRLAKDYRVILKSSSSPYQIATPDDLKRKNWFAGGPGESFGSDNRFTVVKLERKVVPDPKIGERDVSELTVKDNVRNNEVVLVKDVENNIADYSAELEFRLKVISNLTVPKDGLFRIPGFDATTYKLIEVNEDDAKIAPVNAAGELGAAIEIKKG from the coding sequence ATGAAGGACAAAAGCAACTACGAAAAAGTCATCCTCACCATCGTCGCGCTCGCGGCGCTCGGTGGCAGTGGATGGATGATTTACAAAAGCCTGGATTTTGGCTCCACCGTTCAAACGGAGAAGGTGGTGCCCAAGAAAGACTTTGGGGAGATCCCCATTGAGCAGGTTCAGTCCGCCATCGCCAGTGCGGTGACCCCCACCAAGCCGTGGATTGCCCCGGTTCGACGTGAGAAGCCTGTCCCACTCAACAAGTCCGTTCTTCTGGTTCTGAAGGAAGATCAGCTTTTTGACCTGTTCCTCGAGGAGCCTCAGATTCGCCCGCCATTGACCAACAGTTTCCTGCGTGAAAACGGCCTGCCTTATCAACATCCCAATGTGGCGGATCTGGACTCGGACAACGATGGCTTCACCAACCTGGAAGAATTCGAAGGAAAAACCAGCCCGGTCGATGCCAGCAAACATCCGCCGATCACCAACAAGTTGTTTATGGTGAATCGTCTGGCCAAGGACTACCGTGTGATCCTGAAGTCATCTTCCAGCCCTTATCAAATCGCGACACCCGATGATCTGAAACGCAAGAACTGGTTTGCAGGCGGTCCTGGTGAGAGCTTTGGCTCGGACAATCGATTCACGGTGGTGAAGTTGGAGCGCAAAGTGGTGCCCGATCCAAAAATTGGCGAACGCGATGTGTCCGAACTCACGGTCAAAGACAACGTTCGCAACAACGAAGTGGTTCTGGTGAAGGACGTGGAGAACAACATTGCAGACTACAGTGCAGAACTGGAGTTTCGTCTGAAAGTGATCTCCAACCTCACGGTTCCCAAAGACGGACTGTTCCGCATTCCGGGCTTCGATGCGACCACCTACAAGCTGATTGAAGTCAATGAAGACGACGCCAAGATCGCCCCGGTGAATGCCGCTGGAGAGCTTGGAGCCGCCATTGAAATCAAAAAAGGCTAG
- the rho gene encoding transcription termination factor Rho: MHIESTGTEAVTSDTSATELVPDTTANINDQLDPATVSNTGASPGENEVAEPLSENRSAEIGNDAAAAVAPEMGEPEPKVKPPFPEMSSVNELQTRSLGSLQVLAAELGWRVNGSRTKHQLICELLSWMLQHGTSIEAEGFVELQQDTFGLLRYPAYNFTPLPEDVFIPVFAIKKFQIRAGQKVKVTLKTPREKEKFLAMDRILEIEGVPADDWQPTADFEKLTATFPSQRLILETPKEASVSSRVMDLVAPLGKGQRALIVASPRSGKTMLLKDVARSIITNHKEVNLIILLLDERPEEVTDFEDTVATEIYSSTFDESPKRHSQVAELVLERAKRLVEMGKDVVILLDSITRLSRGYNALQGGKGRTMSGGMDSKALMKPKKFFGAARKVDEGGSLTIVATALVDTESRMDELIFEEFKGTGNMEVSLDREIAERRIYPAIHVLKSGTRRDDLLYHPEEMKRVAVIRKQLASVPAYEAIEFLLKNIERSGSNAELLLSGLR, translated from the coding sequence ATGCACATTGAATCCACTGGAACCGAGGCCGTGACGTCTGATACGTCGGCCACCGAACTCGTCCCTGACACCACGGCAAACATCAACGACCAACTCGATCCGGCCACTGTCTCCAATACTGGCGCAAGCCCGGGAGAAAATGAAGTGGCTGAACCTCTGTCCGAAAACAGATCAGCTGAAATTGGCAACGATGCGGCGGCGGCGGTTGCCCCCGAAATGGGGGAACCTGAACCGAAGGTTAAACCGCCATTTCCTGAGATGTCATCGGTAAATGAGCTGCAGACTCGTTCGTTGGGTTCACTACAGGTGCTGGCAGCGGAACTTGGCTGGCGGGTCAATGGCAGTCGCACCAAACATCAACTGATCTGCGAGCTGCTTTCGTGGATGCTTCAACATGGCACCAGCATTGAGGCCGAGGGATTTGTCGAGTTGCAGCAGGACACTTTCGGGCTTTTGCGTTATCCGGCCTACAATTTCACCCCGCTGCCGGAAGATGTGTTCATCCCGGTGTTTGCCATCAAAAAATTTCAGATCCGTGCGGGTCAGAAGGTGAAAGTGACGCTGAAAACGCCGCGCGAGAAGGAGAAGTTTTTAGCGATGGATCGTATCCTGGAAATTGAAGGGGTGCCTGCCGATGATTGGCAGCCAACGGCCGATTTCGAAAAATTGACGGCGACGTTTCCCTCGCAGCGGTTGATTCTCGAAACTCCCAAGGAGGCTTCGGTGAGTTCCCGTGTGATGGATCTGGTCGCCCCGCTCGGCAAAGGCCAGCGTGCGTTGATCGTGGCCTCGCCGCGCAGTGGCAAGACCATGTTGTTGAAAGATGTGGCACGCTCCATCATCACCAATCACAAGGAGGTGAATCTCATCATCCTGTTGTTGGATGAAAGGCCTGAGGAGGTGACAGATTTTGAAGACACCGTGGCCACGGAGATTTACAGTTCCACCTTTGACGAGAGTCCGAAGCGCCATTCGCAGGTTGCTGAGCTTGTTCTCGAAAGGGCCAAGCGGCTGGTGGAAATGGGCAAGGATGTGGTGATCTTGCTCGATAGCATCACCCGTTTGTCACGGGGATACAATGCGCTTCAGGGCGGCAAGGGTCGCACGATGTCCGGCGGGATGGACTCAAAAGCGTTGATGAAGCCGAAGAAATTTTTTGGGGCAGCGCGCAAGGTGGATGAGGGCGGCAGTTTGACGATTGTGGCAACGGCTTTGGTGGATACCGAGAGCCGGATGGACGAATTAATTTTTGAAGAGTTCAAGGGCACGGGCAACATGGAGGTGAGCCTTGATCGTGAGATCGCAGAGCGTCGCATCTATCCTGCGATCCATGTTTTGAAGTCAGGCACCCGTCGCGATGATCTGCTTTATCATCCTGAAGAAATGAAACGGGTGGCGGTGATCCGCAAGCAACTGGCCAGTGTGCCCGCTTACGAAGCCATCGAATTTTTGCTGAAGAACATCGAGCGCAGCGGAAGCAATGCCGAACTGTTGCTCTCGGGATTGCGTTGA
- a CDS encoding DUF2851 family protein: MPYPLAARYTQFLDAVFGGLAEPTSPSWPGAFSELDLQSLWFSGEFGHSFLTTCGQQVTIRDFGIWNHSAGPDFIQTCVQIGDKTWRGAIELDPDARDWERHGHGSNADYNHVVLHLFTQTPLARFYTRNSEHREIVQVHLQPEMLAANAVPRRQAEAHLGRCFTPLASMQDAKIHSLIEAAAEHRLERKSARLQTLIAIHGRDQAIYQTLAAILGYRPNQRAFTILAQRLPLKLLLKKPRNERESLLFGVAGHLEPIKDEDTSPDTRLYLKTLWSEWWKRRHAFLTWLEPATLPPWQNTSSRPGNHPQRRLGALVSILGSWRPITAPLRNREWDLKKFCDALASLDHPYWSHHYTLLSKPIVRPMALLGKTRIREILANLVYPLLIPDQPELGDEYLQLSAALDNHKVRRAALRLFGNDPRSAAFQKRLHQQQGLLQLYEDFCLEDHSACSECPFPERLREWS, encoded by the coding sequence ATGCCATACCCCCTTGCGGCACGATACACCCAATTTCTCGACGCCGTCTTCGGTGGACTTGCAGAACCTACCTCCCCTTCATGGCCAGGTGCCTTCTCTGAACTCGACCTTCAAAGCTTGTGGTTTTCGGGCGAGTTCGGCCATTCGTTTCTCACCACCTGCGGCCAGCAGGTCACCATCCGCGACTTCGGCATCTGGAACCACTCTGCCGGACCTGACTTTATTCAAACCTGCGTCCAGATCGGCGACAAAACATGGCGTGGTGCCATTGAACTCGATCCCGATGCACGCGATTGGGAACGTCACGGCCATGGGTCCAATGCCGATTACAACCACGTCGTCCTCCACCTGTTCACGCAAACTCCCTTGGCGAGGTTTTACACGCGCAACAGCGAGCATCGCGAGATCGTGCAGGTCCATCTTCAACCTGAAATGCTCGCGGCCAATGCGGTTCCCCGACGACAGGCCGAAGCGCATCTCGGACGATGTTTTACACCGCTCGCCTCCATGCAGGACGCCAAGATTCACAGTCTGATCGAAGCCGCAGCCGAACATCGACTGGAGAGAAAATCCGCACGGCTCCAAACTCTCATCGCCATTCATGGTCGGGATCAGGCCATCTATCAAACTCTCGCCGCCATTCTCGGCTATCGTCCGAATCAACGTGCTTTCACCATCCTCGCCCAGCGACTCCCGCTCAAACTTTTGCTCAAGAAACCAAGGAATGAACGAGAATCCCTGTTGTTTGGAGTGGCCGGTCACCTCGAACCCATCAAGGACGAGGACACCAGCCCTGACACCCGCCTCTATCTGAAAACGTTATGGTCGGAATGGTGGAAACGCCGCCACGCCTTTCTCACCTGGTTGGAACCTGCCACCCTGCCGCCATGGCAAAACACCTCCTCGCGACCAGGCAACCATCCTCAACGGCGGCTGGGCGCGCTCGTCAGCATCCTCGGCTCTTGGAGGCCCATCACTGCACCGCTCCGAAACCGTGAATGGGATCTGAAAAAATTTTGCGATGCCCTTGCATCACTCGATCATCCCTACTGGAGCCACCACTACACCCTGCTTTCCAAGCCCATTGTCAGACCTATGGCATTGCTTGGAAAAACGCGAATCCGCGAAATCCTCGCCAATCTCGTTTACCCCTTGTTGATTCCTGATCAACCCGAACTCGGGGACGAATACCTGCAACTCAGCGCCGCACTCGACAATCACAAAGTGCGTCGTGCCGCCCTGCGGCTGTTCGGCAACGACCCCCGATCCGCAGCTTTCCAAAAACGTCTGCATCAACAACAAGGCCTTCTGCAATTGTATGAAGACTTTTGCCTTGAAGATCATTCGGCGTGCTCCGAATGCCCATTCCCTGAACGGTTGCGCGAGTGGAGTTGA
- a CDS encoding Amuc_1098 family type IV pilus outer membrane protein, producing the protein MKHSALLILTAAIVATSAQAGSYGGPGGSTSGAAEREMARRMARVQEAQGAIERGDKLMADGDCEGALNEFKTALDLLPDAPMTAELREQVNHRFCAAAVCLARERAENGRYADARALLNEAIARHEECEDAKTLLEHLDDPERYEPALTPEHAANVSEVTRLLQMAYSYMNLGDYDNANTTFQGVLRIDKYNSAARRGMEQVELKRQNYFDTARDQRRAAMLNDVNKAWEDQVPTAIIQDPGDAYGSTIDDSAYYSQKMRNIIFPNVNFSGASIDEAIEFLRIKSRDFDTEERDPTKKGVNLILRQGAAPSTATISLDLKEVPMDEALRYITELANMKYKVEKFAVVVVPLSEVGDEQYTRTFLVPPDFLNSSAGGDPAAAAPADPFAPAGGGGGAAIAGRGTALDVLTASGIQFPEGASANFVSSTSQLIVRNTQPNLDAIEAFVDSLRKKVPQQIYITTKFVEVTQKNTDELGFDWLLGQFNIGGSARTFGGGGVSGNSANGSVSQTDFPFANGGTVIGQNPVTAGNRSGSIALTPDSIDGLLQAQSVASAIAPGVFSLAGVFTDPQFQLVIRALSQKKGVDLMSAPSVTCRSGQRAVIEVIREFIYPTEFDPPQIPQTIGATSGVGGDILGGGSAGSFPVTPTTPTAFDMRPVGVRMEVDPVLGPDGYTIDLNLAPEVTEFEGFINYGSPIQTGASDALGNPTTITLTENRIEQPIFSTRKVTTSVTIWDNQTVAIGGLIREDVQDVEDKVPLLGDIPILGRLFQSKAEDHFKRNLMIFVTAKLIDPSGQPVFRQKAPDTTAPIGPAPVSMDGGPGLLPAVNP; encoded by the coding sequence ATGAAACACTCCGCGTTACTTATCCTCACTGCAGCGATCGTTGCCACTTCCGCCCAGGCGGGAAGCTACGGCGGTCCTGGCGGGTCGACGTCCGGCGCAGCCGAACGTGAAATGGCACGCCGCATGGCGCGTGTGCAGGAAGCGCAGGGCGCCATCGAACGTGGAGACAAGTTGATGGCTGATGGGGACTGTGAAGGTGCCCTTAACGAATTCAAAACCGCGCTGGATTTGCTTCCCGATGCTCCAATGACCGCTGAGTTGCGTGAGCAGGTCAATCATCGCTTTTGCGCTGCCGCCGTCTGCCTGGCCCGTGAACGTGCCGAAAATGGCCGTTATGCTGATGCCCGCGCGTTGCTGAACGAAGCCATTGCCCGTCATGAAGAGTGTGAAGATGCCAAAACCTTGCTTGAGCACCTTGATGATCCAGAGCGTTACGAGCCAGCGCTCACGCCTGAGCACGCCGCCAATGTCAGCGAAGTGACCCGTCTGTTGCAGATGGCCTACAGCTACATGAACCTTGGCGATTATGACAATGCCAACACCACCTTTCAAGGGGTGCTGCGTATCGATAAATACAACAGCGCCGCCCGTCGTGGCATGGAGCAGGTGGAATTGAAGCGTCAAAACTACTTTGACACCGCTCGCGACCAGCGTCGTGCCGCGATGTTGAACGATGTGAACAAGGCTTGGGAAGATCAGGTTCCCACGGCCATCATTCAGGATCCAGGTGACGCTTATGGCAGCACCATCGATGATTCCGCTTATTACAGTCAGAAAATGCGCAACATTATCTTCCCGAACGTGAACTTCTCGGGAGCCAGCATCGATGAAGCCATTGAATTCCTGCGCATCAAGAGCCGCGATTTTGATACTGAAGAGCGTGATCCCACCAAAAAAGGGGTGAACTTGATTCTCCGTCAGGGTGCCGCCCCTTCGACCGCAACGATCAGCCTCGACCTGAAGGAAGTTCCCATGGATGAAGCGCTTCGCTACATCACCGAACTGGCCAACATGAAATACAAGGTGGAGAAATTCGCCGTGGTGGTGGTCCCACTTTCTGAAGTTGGTGACGAACAGTATACCCGCACCTTCCTTGTTCCACCGGATTTCCTCAACAGCTCCGCTGGTGGAGACCCCGCTGCGGCAGCCCCCGCAGATCCATTTGCTCCAGCCGGAGGTGGCGGCGGCGCTGCCATCGCTGGACGAGGCACCGCCTTGGATGTGTTGACCGCCAGTGGCATCCAGTTCCCAGAGGGAGCCTCCGCCAACTTCGTGTCTTCGACCTCGCAGCTCATTGTTCGCAACACCCAGCCCAACCTTGATGCGATTGAAGCTTTTGTTGACAGCCTTCGCAAGAAGGTTCCCCAGCAGATCTACATCACCACCAAGTTTGTGGAAGTGACTCAGAAAAACACCGACGAGCTTGGTTTTGATTGGTTGCTTGGCCAGTTCAACATCGGCGGCTCCGCCCGCACCTTTGGTGGTGGCGGTGTGTCAGGGAACTCGGCCAATGGGTCCGTCAGCCAGACCGACTTTCCGTTTGCCAACGGTGGCACGGTGATTGGTCAAAACCCGGTAACAGCGGGCAACCGCAGCGGTTCGATCGCTCTTACTCCGGATTCGATCGATGGTTTGCTGCAGGCCCAAAGCGTTGCTTCCGCCATCGCCCCCGGCGTGTTCTCCCTTGCTGGTGTGTTCACTGACCCACAATTCCAGTTGGTCATCCGGGCGCTGAGCCAGAAAAAAGGGGTGGACTTGATGAGTGCGCCTAGTGTCACCTGCCGCTCCGGTCAGCGTGCGGTGATTGAAGTGATTCGCGAATTCATCTATCCAACCGAGTTCGATCCACCGCAAATTCCTCAGACCATTGGTGCGACCTCTGGTGTTGGTGGCGACATCCTTGGCGGTGGCAGTGCGGGCTCCTTCCCGGTCACTCCTACCACCCCAACCGCATTCGACATGCGTCCCGTGGGTGTGCGGATGGAAGTGGATCCTGTGCTCGGCCCAGATGGCTACACGATCGACCTCAACCTCGCTCCTGAAGTCACCGAATTCGAAGGATTCATCAACTACGGCAGTCCGATTCAGACAGGTGCATCTGATGCCCTTGGCAACCCTACCACCATCACTCTTACGGAAAACCGCATTGAGCAGCCCATCTTCTCCACCCGGAAAGTGACCACCTCCGTCACCATCTGGGACAACCAGACGGTCGCCATCGGCGGTCTGATCCGCGAAGACGTGCAAGATGTGGAAGACAAAGTGCCTCTTCTTGGTGACATCCCGATCCTTGGTCGTTTGTTCCAGTCGAAAGCTGAAGACCACTTCAAACGCAACTTGATGATCTTCGTTACCGCAAAACTGATCGATCCATCTGGCCAGCCAGTGTTCCGTCAGAAAGCTCCTGACACCACCGCTCCGATTGGACCTGCTCCAGTCTCCATGGACGGCGGTCCAGGACTTCTCCCTGCGGTGAATCCTTGA
- a CDS encoding M3 family metallopeptidase, which translates to MSAPFLAQSFHVRWSTLNPACIESDISASLLRAEQAIDALISQDRGRLTFERVMLAYEDALKELNEAWGLVTHLDAVCNSPEIREAHNKMLPLVSSFFAKIPLNEHLWDLLLTYSKTDQARDLTGVRRRCVDEALAYFRQHGAELPVAKKQRLEEIEAELSQATQKYSENVLDSTNAWELIIDDPAKLAGLPASAVDAARADAAAKGLGTEEQPVYRFTLKAPSLIPVMEHLEDAAIRKQVWEGSGTIGRGGNYDNTALIWQILKLRNEKAQLLGKKNFADYVLERRMAKSGQNALDFTHNLHAKVSEAFRREVIALQEYVADKEGAAVRLLEPWEVAYWSEKRRRELYDFDEEQLRPYFPVDGVLSGMFRIAERLFDIRIKERQTVCIDGADADAPEGDGSGVSAQDGGVVETWHPEVKFYEMRNAEGVHVGSFYADWHPRDSKRGGAWMNYLKGGAPPSGDRDRQPHLGLICGNMTPPVDGKVALLTHDEVCTIFHEFGHLLHQLLGNVEIPSLNGVNVAWDFVELPSQLMENFCWERESLDFFAKHHETGSPIPDGLFKKMTAARNYMGAVAIMRQLSFGKLDLELHMHHATDENTDLDQLARKILADYMFPTGTEAPTMARRFSHLFSNPTGYAASYYSYKWAEVLDADAFTRFQEEGVLNPEVGRALRDSILSRGNSDDPAKLFHDFMGRDPDPNALLARAGLLTPLLA; encoded by the coding sequence ATGTCCGCTCCCTTTCTTGCCCAGTCGTTTCACGTTCGATGGTCCACTTTAAATCCTGCCTGCATCGAGTCGGATATTTCCGCTTCGCTTCTGAGGGCAGAGCAGGCCATTGATGCCCTGATCAGTCAGGATCGCGGGAGGCTGACATTTGAACGGGTGATGCTGGCGTATGAGGACGCTTTGAAAGAATTGAACGAAGCTTGGGGATTGGTGACGCATCTTGATGCGGTTTGCAACTCGCCGGAAATTCGTGAGGCACACAACAAAATGCTTCCGTTGGTGAGTTCATTTTTTGCAAAGATTCCGCTGAATGAGCACTTGTGGGATCTGCTTTTGACCTATAGCAAAACCGATCAGGCGCGTGATTTGACGGGGGTGCGACGTCGTTGTGTGGATGAAGCGCTAGCCTATTTCCGTCAACACGGCGCGGAACTGCCAGTGGCAAAAAAGCAGCGGCTTGAAGAGATTGAGGCCGAGCTGTCACAGGCGACGCAGAAATATTCCGAGAATGTGTTGGATTCGACCAATGCTTGGGAATTGATCATTGATGATCCTGCAAAACTTGCAGGGCTGCCAGCGAGTGCGGTGGATGCCGCCCGGGCGGATGCAGCGGCGAAGGGTTTGGGAACGGAGGAGCAGCCGGTGTATCGCTTCACATTGAAGGCACCTTCGCTAATTCCGGTGATGGAGCATCTCGAGGATGCGGCGATCCGCAAGCAGGTGTGGGAAGGCAGCGGAACGATTGGACGCGGGGGAAACTATGACAACACGGCTTTGATCTGGCAGATTTTAAAGCTTCGGAATGAGAAGGCGCAATTGTTGGGCAAAAAGAATTTTGCTGATTACGTGCTGGAACGACGCATGGCAAAGTCGGGGCAGAATGCTTTGGATTTTACGCACAACCTGCATGCCAAGGTGAGCGAAGCGTTTCGTCGGGAAGTAATCGCGTTGCAGGAGTATGTGGCGGACAAGGAAGGGGCGGCGGTGCGATTGCTGGAGCCTTGGGAGGTGGCTTACTGGAGTGAAAAAAGGCGTCGTGAGCTGTATGATTTTGATGAGGAGCAGTTGCGTCCGTATTTCCCGGTGGATGGGGTGCTGAGTGGGATGTTTCGGATCGCTGAGCGTTTGTTTGATATTCGCATCAAGGAACGTCAGACCGTTTGTATCGATGGTGCTGATGCTGATGCTCCTGAAGGTGATGGAAGCGGCGTCAGTGCCCAAGACGGCGGCGTGGTGGAAACCTGGCATCCCGAAGTGAAATTTTATGAAATGCGCAACGCGGAGGGCGTGCATGTGGGCAGTTTTTATGCGGACTGGCACCCTCGTGACAGCAAACGCGGTGGAGCGTGGATGAATTATTTGAAGGGGGGCGCGCCTCCGTCGGGTGATCGGGATCGGCAGCCGCATCTGGGTTTGATTTGTGGGAACATGACGCCGCCGGTGGATGGCAAGGTGGCGCTTCTGACGCACGACGAGGTGTGCACGATTTTCCACGAGTTCGGTCATTTGCTGCACCAGTTGTTGGGCAATGTGGAGATCCCCAGTTTGAACGGTGTGAATGTCGCATGGGATTTTGTGGAACTGCCGAGCCAGCTGATGGAGAACTTTTGTTGGGAGCGTGAGAGCCTGGACTTTTTTGCCAAACATCACGAAACGGGCTCGCCGATTCCGGATGGGTTGTTCAAAAAAATGACGGCGGCGCGCAACTACATGGGCGCGGTGGCGATCATGAGGCAGTTGAGCTTCGGCAAGCTGGATCTGGAACTGCACATGCATCATGCAACGGACGAGAACACCGATCTGGATCAGCTCGCACGCAAGATTCTGGCAGACTACATGTTTCCGACCGGAACCGAGGCTCCTACGATGGCGCGGCGGTTCAGCCATTTGTTCTCGAATCCGACAGGTTACGCGGCCAGCTACTACAGCTACAAATGGGCTGAGGTGCTTGATGCGGATGCGTTTACGCGATTCCAGGAGGAGGGCGTGTTGAATCCAGAGGTGGGGCGTGCATTGCGCGACAGCATCCTCAGTCGTGGCAACAGTGATGATCCAGCCAAGCTGTTTCATGATTTCATGGGTCGCGATCCAGATCCGAATGCGCTTCTTGCCCGGGCGGGATTGCTGACACCGTTGCTGGCTTGA